ATACAGGTGTAAAAAAATGTAGATTTGCTAATCGTGAAGGGTTTTCCACAACATCTGCAAATAATGATGAAGCAAGAAAACTTGAATTTGTGGTTATTATCGTGTCTTCATTAACAATTTTACTTACTCTTTGTAGAATATCTTTTTTAATGCCTTCATCTTCTATTACTGATTCGATTACTAAATCGGCATCAGTAATAGATGAGTCTAAAGAATTACTATAAGTTAATTTTTCGTTAGCTTGATCAACAGATGCTTGATCCATTTTTGCATTATCAATTGAACGTTTAAAGTATTCCTTTATCCAATCTTTGCCTGTCTGCAGAGATTCTTCAAATTCATCCACCAAATTAACTTTAAAGTCAAATTTTGCACAATGTAAAGCAATTTGGCGTCCCATGACACCTGCTCCAATAACAACTACTTTTTTTATTTGCTTCATCCTTCTAACTCCATTTTTCTGTTAGCCTTGATATTTCATCACTTGAATATCCTAGTTCAGTTAATAATTCCACACTATGTTCCCCTAAACTAGGAGCTTTGGATAACACAGGTGGTGTTTTAGTTAGTCGTAAATGAGGTCCCCTAGAAATAATTCCATCTTCAGACATATCAGACTCTAAACGAATGATATTTCCTCTATCCCAATTAGTTTTAGTTTGAGTAATTTCATAAGTAGATACGATTTTTGTACATGGAACATTATGTTCCATCAAAATATCTTTTGCATCATCAATGTTTTCAAATGTAGATAACCAAGTTTCAATTACATTAGTAACATCATCAATGTTTTCTCGTCTTGAAACCATTGATACAAAACGTTCATCATCAACATATTCAGGGTGCCCCATAGCTTCACTAAGTTTCTTCCATAATCCTTGGTTTGGCGCTGTAATAATCAGACTTTGATTATTTTTCCCAGTATATATCCCAAATGGACAAAGTGATGCATGATGATTTCCCGTTCTAGTGACTTCATATCCCATTCCTGCAACTTCTAACTGTCCATTTTGAGCTAATAATGAATCCAACGTTGAAATATCAATGAATTGTCCTTCGCCAGTTCTTTCTCTATGGTATAGAGCTGTTGCAATCGCAGCATAACCTGCATTACCAGCAGCATAATCACCTAACACAAAGCCACCTTTAATTGGTGCTTGATCAGGAAATCCAGTCATATCAATAAAACCAGATAGTGCTTGGGCGGACAAATCAAAACCTGGCAATTGACTCAATTCACCTTCAGCTCCAAATGATGAAATAGCACAATATACAATATCAGGCTTAATTTTAATTACATCATCATAACTGAATCCGAATTTTTTCAATGTTCCTGGTCTAAAATTTTCTACTAAAACATCAGTTGTTTCTAGTAATTTAGTAATAATTTCACGACCTTCTGGATCTTTCATATCAATCTCTAGTGATTTCTTTCCTCTGTTTGGATACTCAAACATTACAGATACACCGTTTACTTGAGGAGAATATCCTCTTAAATCATCGCCGACTTTAGGACGTTCAACTTTTATTACTTCTGCACCAAAGTCTGCTAAAAATCCAGTACAAATTGGCCCTGCTACATTAGCAGTAAAATCCAGAACACGCAGTCCCTCATATACTTTCTTTGTCATTATTTTTTTCCTTTCCTTATATAATCAAGGTTAATATTAGTGATAATTATTGACCCAATTTTCCACGAAAATTTATACGAAAAATATCACTCGCGCTCCAGTACCAATGCAGCCCCTTGTCCACCACCGATACACATTGTAACAACTCCATATCGTAAATCTCTTCGTTTCATATCATGAACTAGTTTAGCAGTTAATACCCCACCAGTTGCACCTAAAGGATGTCCGATTGCAATAGCACCGCCATTGGGATTAACTTTTGAAGGATCAATTCCTAAATCTTGAATACTGGCAATAACTTGTGAGGCAAAAGCTTCATTCAATTCCATAACATCAACATCTTCAATCGTTATTCCTGCACGTTTTAAGGCTTTTGGGACAGCTTTCGTTGGGCCTAACCCCATCACACTTGGATCTAATCCAGAAACACCATACCCAATCACTGTAGCTAAAATTTCAACACCGAGTTCTTTAGCTTTTTCCTCAGACATTAATACAACAGCTGATGCGCCATCTGAATTAGGACATGAATTTCCAGCAGTAACAATACCATCTTGAATAAATGCTGGTCTTAGTTTGGCTAAATCTTCTAATTCTTGATTCATCCTAACATTCTCGTCCTGATCAACAATTTTAGACCCACGCTTAACCGGAACCTCAATAGGAAGGATTTCATCTTTGAAATAACCATTATTGATTGCATTAGTAGCTTTTTTATGGGAATTATAAGCAAACAAATCTAGTTCTTCAGGTGTTTGTTTATATAATTTTGCAACTTTTTCTGCTGTCATTCCTACACGATCTGATCCATCATCTTCTGGGGTCAACCTAGTACGCATAGCACTAGGACCAACAATTGAATATGGTTTTGATGTTTTCTCCAATTGCCAAGGTTCTTTAGTCATATGTTCTAACCCACAAGCTACATACACATCTCCATAACCTAATTCTATATTCATTGCAGCATTATGAATTGTTTCAATCGAAGAACCACATTGTCGATCTAAAGTATATGCAGATGTAGTTTCTGGTAACCCTGCTTCTAACATCGCCACACGTGCAATGTTTCCATGTTGTCCATATAAATTCCCCATAATGACATCTTCAATATCATTGGGATCCACTGTAGATCGTTTCACCGCTTCTTTTATAACCTTACCTGCTAATTTATATGGTTCTATTTCGGATAATTCTCCGGCATACCTTCCAACCGCTGAACGAACAGCTGATACAATAACTGCTTTAATCAATTTTCATTCTCCTCTAATGATTTGAAATTTGGTTTCCTTTTTTCAAAAAATGAATCCAATCCTTCTTTTTTATCATCACTCTCGATTAATAATGCATATGCATATAATTCTTCTTGTAAACCATCAGATAAGCTTAATGATGTCGCTTTTCTAACAACTTTTTTTGCCAAGCTCATAGCAAAAGGAGATTTTTCACTTAAAGTTTTTGCTAACTCATATGCTTTATCCATCAATTCCTCTGGTTCAGTTACTTGACTAATTAACCCCATCATTAATGCTTCTTCACTTTTAACACGTCGACCAGTTAATATCATATCTAAGGCACGTCCTTGACCAATAATTCTTGGTAATCTTTGGGTTCCACCTGCCCCAGGTATAATTCCTAATCCTAATTCAGGTAAACTAAATGTCGCATTCGTAGACCCAATTCTGATATCACACGCCAAGGCTAACTCACATCCTCCACCAAATGCATATCCATTAACTGCAGCGATTACTGGTTTCCGCACATTTTCTAAGGATGTTAAGGCTTGTTGAGCTGGTCCTTTTAACGCTAAGTTGACTGTCCGATTTTTTAAAATATTGATATCAGCACCAGCAACAAACGATTTATCTCCAACTCCAGTAATAATCGCTACTCTAATTTTTGGAGATTCATCAAGTTCTTTTGCAAATTCTCCTATTTCTTGCCAACATTCATCGTTCAATGCATTTCTAACTTCTGGTCGATTAACACTAAAGGTAGCAATTCCGGAATCATCAACTGTTAAAATAAAATTTTTATAACGCATACGGTACTCCCATCCCAATGAAAAAGCCGTACCGTTTGAATGATACGGCTATTTTATTGCTAAGATTATTTATTTTGAACGTAAACACCAACAAGTGGAACGATATTTTCTTCCCATATTGATTGATATTCATCCTCATTGACTGCAGGTTTGTAAGAAATGATTTCTGCCAAAATTGTTTCAATTTCTTTAGTGTTTGAATATGTATACATTTGTTCAATGGCATATTTACCAAAGTCAGTTACATATAACCCAAGTATTTGATTTAAAGTCGCATCGTCCACTTCATATAAATCGGCACCTTCAATGATTAGTTGAGCATATGGAACCATCGTAAACATCATACCTAAATTTAACATATAATCTTTATCGTTTAATTTCTCTTTCGAAGGTGGACATTCACGGAATAGTTTAGTCAACGCTTCTGCTTGTTTAGTTAATACTTTAACATTAGGTAGATCTCCGCGTAATTCAAATGATTTTCTCCAATCAGCAAATTTAATTTTACTTAAACCACCATGTTGCATATCTTGGAAAATATTTGAATCATCTTCTTTTTCAATATATCCGATAATTGGGAGATCTGCTGGTTCTAGTAAGTAACTATTAATAAACTTAAGAATAAGACTTAAGTTAACATGAGCTGTTCCTTCTAATTTAGCTGATCCCTTTATATCTCTAGTAGCATTTTCCATATAAGTTTCACATTCAAAACCATAAGCAGTAACTGCATCCCATAATATATCGATAATGCGTCCGCCTTCAGCTGGTGTTTTCATTTTTGCTACAGGATTATATAGATGGAATCTTTGATCTTCTGGTGTACAACTCTTGAAGTAGTCGATATTTCTATAAGAGAATAAACGCATACCAACTGTTCTCAAGTACGCCTCAACATAGAATCGACGTACATGTGGCATATCAGTTACACGAGCACCATATAACCAACGGTCATAAGAATGGTTTAAACACTCATAAAAAGCATGCGTACAAATTCCTGATGATGAACACCCTATTTGGAATTTACCTACATTGACTGTCTTCAATGCTGCAGCAAACCCTTCTTTACCTCTAGCAATTATATCTTCTTCTTTAAAAGGATAATCTGCGTAATCATATGCACCAACATAACCAGTGTTAATATACGAACTATGAATTTGTTTGGTTTGTTTAAAGTGTGGATCATACGCATCAGTTAAAACTAATCCAAAATCATTGTCATCATTATTAAATTTCACAAAAGCTGAAATCAACCCAATATTTGCATTTCCAATGTAATACTTAGACCCGTTCAAACGGTAAGTACCATCTTCCTGTTGTATAGCCATTGATTCTGTTTTATACAAATCCGCACCATGATCTTTTTCTGAAGTACCAAAACCAAATAAGCGGCCTTCTTGTAAATACTCTGCTACTCGATGTTTCAACGGCTCGTTATCGCTAAACCATGTTGGAATCGCACCAATTAAGGAAGCTTGCCACATATATCGGGCTGAAGCATTGTAAAACGCCAAGTACTCATTGTAATTAGTTATTCTTCTTAAATCGAATTTTGAATCTTCCGGACCATATCCTTTAGGTGTATATAAGGTAGCTAATACTTTATTTTCTTTTTGATGCTCAACCCATTTAAAATCAAAATCACGATTCATCTCATTTTGTTTAATTAAGCGAAGGCCTCTATCTTCCCAAAAATCGATATTACTTTGAATTAGTTCTCTAGTTGTTTCATCTAATCCTTCACCAGTAAAAGTTTGTGGATTAATCAAATAATTTTTCTTTACCATTTTATATTTTCCTTCTTTCTAACTTTTTAATATAATAATCCCATCATTCGCCAAAATGGCACTGCTGCTAAAACGGCAATCATTGTTGCTATCGTATGTAATACTGAATATTTCACCATTTGATTATGAGTAACCATTACCCCATCACCACCAGCTGCAGTTAAAGAAACAACATATGGTGAACTATTGTATTTAACAAACCAAGTATTACTAATGACAAATGTAACAAATGGAATTATCCATAAATTAATACCCGCTGCATCAACAAAAGGTGCAAGTAGTACCGTTAATAAAGTAAATGCAGCTGTCCATGATACTATGACAAATCTAATGATTAGAACAAAAATCATAAATACTACAAGGAACAGAACATGATTAGACATTAATGGAACAATCATTTCTCCAAACGTTGCAATTATCCAGTCATTAATCCCGACTGCTGGGAAAACATAACCAATACCTAACATACATCCAATGAATACAACTTGATCCCATGCAATTTCAGAACGAAATTGTTTACGAGTTACAACACCAGCACCTAATACTATGGCACATCCTATTAAAGCAATCATACTTGCATGAATTCCATGAACTGTTTCTGTCATCCAAAAAGCTAAACATACGACTAATACAGTTGCAACAAGTTTCTCGTTAAAAGACCAACCACCCATTTCGGCTAATTCGTTTTCAACATAATCTGAAGATATTTCTACTTCATTTTTCGGTTTATATAATAAAATAATTGAAAAATAAGCAAGAATTGTAAAAACGATTGCCCAAGGTAATGCAGAAATAAACCATCCCATCCAGGTATATCTTGCTGCAATATCATCTGGTAATAATCCAACAATGGCATAACTTGCGAATGATGCACTAAGAAACGCCGGCGCTGTTGAGATATATCCTGTATAGAATGATGCAAAAATCCCACCAGCTCCTCTTGATCCAGGTTCATACCCCATTGCTTCACTAACACTACGTGCAACTGGTCCAACAATAGCAGCTTTAGCTGTTGTACTTGGAATAAAAGGTCCAATTAAAATCCCTGATACTAATAATGCTGTTGATTGTCCAACAAAAGTAGTAGGAAAGATTCTCATAAGATACAATGCTAATCTACGCATAAGACCAGAGCTTGATGCTGCCGCACCAATTCCTAATGCGCCGATTAATAACCAAGTGGTTGTTGAACTAAACACTGAGAAGATAATACCGAAATCTGTAACTTGAAATATTGCCCAAAAAGCGACTACAAATAAAAATGCTACATATTCATCTAAAACATTAAATAGCATTAGGAGTACACCAGCAATAAGAATCCCTAGTGTTATCATACCTGTTTCACCCATTGGTGCAGGTGCTGGGACCATCGCTATAGCAATACCAACTAACACAGAGATAATCGATAGGATGATATTTTTTTTGTTCAGGGTCACAATTTCCCCTCCATTTACACGATTTGTTTAAGAGTCGGTTGCGCAACCTATTGCTCTCAATCAGTATAATACCGCTTACAGAAATCCCTTTCAAATCGGAAGAAAGCCTTCTCATTAAGGTTTTAAATGTATACTTATTTTATCTGTTAACACTAAAGTTCAATTAGATACTTACACGATAGACTCTATCATTTGAAAAATGTAAACACTTAATATACGTATATAAAATATTTTTTATTTTGAATTTTTAAAATATTGATTGTTTATACTTGAAATAAATAAAATAAGGGGATATGAACTCAAGGTCCATACCCCCTTATTAATGACTATTTTCATTCCCCCACCAACCCCACCAACTTCTCAAACGTCTTCCCATTGCGAATCGTCACCCGTTTATAGTAAGGCTGTTTGATTAATTGCTTATGGTAGGCTGTTTTTAAAAACTCATCTTCATCATACTTACCCCAAAAGATTCCCAGTGACCCAAAATGTACAATTTCATTTACTAAATCCATCTCAACGATACTAGCACTAATAGCCTGTTTATCTGCTTCATCGGTAAAAAAGAGCACATCTTTTCGCCCCATCTCTTCTTGCCACCAAGCTGGCAACTGTTCTGCTTCCAACCGTAAAGCCTCTGCTGAAAACAAACTATACACGACATCAAAATCATAATGGCGCATAAAAAGGGCATCAAGCGTTTCCTTTATATTTTCCACTTTATCCTCCGAATCAAAAAACAAATTCCCACTATTAATATACGAGCTCGGATTTTCAAAACCGGCTGCTGTCAGTTGTTCCTTCAACTCAGCCATGGATACTTTGTTTTTACCACCAACATTGATGCCTCGCAGTAAAAGGACATAACGCATCATTGCCCCACCTTTCTGATTATAGACGCTTAGTTTTAATTTCAGCCATTAGTGAAGATTTCCGTTTATGTTTAGCTTTAAATTCCTTAAATTCTTCTCGCCATTCAGGTCTAAGCTCATCGCCATATAAGTCTTCTTTAATGAATTCCAATACCCTGACCGCATTTTGATAATCCTTTTTCGTCTTTTTCGAAACATAGTAATCCGCTTCAAGCCAAAACCTATCTGCCACACTCATATAATCAATATCCATAATCGGTCTTGCTAATTCATAATGTTCATTTAATAAAAAGTGATCAAAATCCAAATTGGTTCTGAGGGCTTTGAAAATAGCGCTTCTTTTGGTTTCATTGGATGAACCACGCAATAATATCATAATATAGGTATACAAATCACGTTCTTTAGCAAATTTAAGCATTTCTGGTTCAAGATTTTTCAATTCTTTTTCTTTCAAAAAATCCAGTGCTTGACGATAAATAACCTTTAAATTATTAGCATCATGATATTTAAATAAATTCAAAAAATTATTAATATACCGACTTACTTGATTTGTCTCTTTATAATAATTATGCATAATCATAGAAATCTCATCTAAATCTCTACCTTTTTTGAGTGCCACACGATAAAATTTTTCCATCAATTCATAGTCTTTAGCAAAATACTCATATCTAAGTAAAAATTCGAACACCAAAAAAATACCATAATTCATTTCTTCCATAGCCGCCGATATGATTTCTAAAGCA
This window of the Fundicoccus culcitae genome carries:
- a CDS encoding 3-hydroxyacyl-CoA dehydrogenase family protein, with protein sequence MKQIKKVVVIGAGVMGRQIALHCAKFDFKVNLVDEFEESLQTGKDWIKEYFKRSIDNAKMDQASVDQANEKLTYSNSLDSSITDADLVIESVIEDEGIKKDILQRVSKIVNEDTIITTNSSFLASSLFADVVENPSRLANLHFFTPVSRMSLVEIIKGPHTSDETIETLQEFAKNIDKDSVVLQKEIDGFVVNRLLKVLMDEAVYLYDQGYADFKDIDIAAEKGLNHPVGPFRLMDMTGIDISYLNRLHRYEKTNDLKDKPADILKKKYESGEFGRKTGKGWYNYD
- a CDS encoding CaiB/BaiF CoA transferase family protein, which translates into the protein MTKKVYEGLRVLDFTANVAGPICTGFLADFGAEVIKVERPKVGDDLRGYSPQVNGVSVMFEYPNRGKKSLEIDMKDPEGREIITKLLETTDVLVENFRPGTLKKFGFSYDDVIKIKPDIVYCAISSFGAEGELSQLPGFDLSAQALSGFIDMTGFPDQAPIKGGFVLGDYAAGNAGYAAIATALYHRERTGEGQFIDISTLDSLLAQNGQLEVAGMGYEVTRTGNHHASLCPFGIYTGKNNQSLIITAPNQGLWKKLSEAMGHPEYVDDERFVSMVSRRENIDDVTNVIETWLSTFENIDDAKDILMEHNVPCTKIVSTYEITQTKTNWDRGNIIRLESDMSEDGIISRGPHLRLTKTPPVLSKAPSLGEHSVELLTELGYSSDEISRLTEKWS
- a CDS encoding thiolase family protein, encoding MIKAVIVSAVRSAVGRYAGELSEIEPYKLAGKVIKEAVKRSTVDPNDIEDVIMGNLYGQHGNIARVAMLEAGLPETTSAYTLDRQCGSSIETIHNAAMNIELGYGDVYVACGLEHMTKEPWQLEKTSKPYSIVGPSAMRTRLTPEDDGSDRVGMTAEKVAKLYKQTPEELDLFAYNSHKKATNAINNGYFKDEILPIEVPVKRGSKIVDQDENVRMNQELEDLAKLRPAFIQDGIVTAGNSCPNSDGASAVVLMSEEKAKELGVEILATVIGYGVSGLDPSVMGLGPTKAVPKALKRAGITIEDVDVMELNEAFASQVIASIQDLGIDPSKVNPNGGAIAIGHPLGATGGVLTAKLVHDMKRRDLRYGVVTMCIGGGQGAALVLERE
- a CDS encoding enoyl-CoA hydratase/isomerase family protein, encoding MRYKNFILTVDDSGIATFSVNRPEVRNALNDECWQEIGEFAKELDESPKIRVAIITGVGDKSFVAGADINILKNRTVNLALKGPAQQALTSLENVRKPVIAAVNGYAFGGGCELALACDIRIGSTNATFSLPELGLGIIPGAGGTQRLPRIIGQGRALDMILTGRRVKSEEALMMGLISQVTEPEELMDKAYELAKTLSEKSPFAMSLAKKVVRKATSLSLSDGLQEELYAYALLIESDDKKEGLDSFFEKRKPNFKSLEENEN
- a CDS encoding acyl-CoA dehydrogenase family protein encodes the protein MINPQTFTGEGLDETTRELIQSNIDFWEDRGLRLIKQNEMNRDFDFKWVEHQKENKVLATLYTPKGYGPEDSKFDLRRITNYNEYLAFYNASARYMWQASLIGAIPTWFSDNEPLKHRVAEYLQEGRLFGFGTSEKDHGADLYKTESMAIQQEDGTYRLNGSKYYIGNANIGLISAFVKFNNDDNDFGLVLTDAYDPHFKQTKQIHSSYINTGYVGAYDYADYPFKEEDIIARGKEGFAAALKTVNVGKFQIGCSSSGICTHAFYECLNHSYDRWLYGARVTDMPHVRRFYVEAYLRTVGMRLFSYRNIDYFKSCTPEDQRFHLYNPVAKMKTPAEGGRIIDILWDAVTAYGFECETYMENATRDIKGSAKLEGTAHVNLSLILKFINSYLLEPADLPIIGYIEKEDDSNIFQDMQHGGLSKIKFADWRKSFELRGDLPNVKVLTKQAEALTKLFRECPPSKEKLNDKDYMLNLGMMFTMVPYAQLIIEGADLYEVDDATLNQILGLYVTDFGKYAIEQMYTYSNTKEIETILAEIISYKPAVNEDEYQSIWEENIVPLVGVYVQNK
- a CDS encoding SLC13 family permease, with the protein product MTLNKKNIILSIISVLVGIAIAMVPAPAPMGETGMITLGILIAGVLLMLFNVLDEYVAFLFVVAFWAIFQVTDFGIIFSVFSSTTTWLLIGALGIGAAASSSGLMRRLALYLMRIFPTTFVGQSTALLVSGILIGPFIPSTTAKAAIVGPVARSVSEAMGYEPGSRGAGGIFASFYTGYISTAPAFLSASFASYAIVGLLPDDIAARYTWMGWFISALPWAIVFTILAYFSIILLYKPKNEVEISSDYVENELAEMGGWSFNEKLVATVLVVCLAFWMTETVHGIHASMIALIGCAIVLGAGVVTRKQFRSEIAWDQVVFIGCMLGIGYVFPAVGINDWIIATFGEMIVPLMSNHVLFLVVFMIFVLIIRFVIVSWTAAFTLLTVLLAPFVDAAGINLWIIPFVTFVISNTWFVKYNSSPYVVSLTAAGGDGVMVTHNQMVKYSVLHTIATMIAVLAAVPFWRMMGLLY
- a CDS encoding DUF1697 domain-containing protein; its protein translation is MMRYVLLLRGINVGGKNKVSMAELKEQLTAAGFENPSSYINSGNLFFDSEDKVENIKETLDALFMRHYDFDVVYSLFSAEALRLEAEQLPAWWQEEMGRKDVLFFTDEADKQAISASIVEMDLVNEIVHFGSLGIFWGKYDEDEFLKTAYHKQLIKQPYYKRVTIRNGKTFEKLVGLVGE